The following are encoded in a window of Thunnus albacares chromosome 17, fThuAlb1.1, whole genome shotgun sequence genomic DNA:
- the proza gene encoding protein Z, vitamin K-dependent plasma glycoprotein a — protein MRSSTASAALLCLLAGAVSAIQIPQTVFLDKHQASSVISRSKRNVDGSNLAPTPTVEQVCMEKVCSYEEARKLFQDSYRTDIFWSVYIDGDQCADNPCKNGAMCSDSVGGYDCVCKSGFTGVHCETDQTLCTLEKNKGCSQFCKPGYTSYECSCARGWKLSQTDRNKCEAIGPFPCGRVKSLRQWDDRLSSNNRSNFEGLICSSKECPWQALLKSRESDGFCSGVILKENLVLTSAQCVHKYSPSQVAVGKRRTTDEETEQILYVKTVHVHPRYVEGRPDNDLAVIELRDRITFKNEVIAACLPERDFAESVLMSGELPAVVTGWKEPKQESAFQGQLTLNQLAYNRLPQCLETHPNLITNKMGCTAPRTNADCTMSSGSPLLTLYREVFFLTGVVSQPPGADCSKGYIFQKVSRYLGWLRPLMGSR, from the exons ATGCGCTCCTCGACCGCATCTGCTGCTCTCCTGTGTCTGCTGGCGGGGGCTGTGTCAGCCATTCAGATCCCCCAGACAG TGTTCTTGGACAAGCATCAGGCGAGCTCTGTAATCTCCCGTTCGAAGAGGAACGTTGACGGCAGTAACCTGGCTCCGACTCCCACCGTGGAGCAGGTTTGCATGGAGAAGGTGTGCTCATATGAGGAGGCCAGAAAGCTCTTCCAGGACTCGTACCGCACG GATATCTTCTGGTCTGTTTACATTG ATGGAGACCAGTGCGCAGACAACCCCTGCAAGAATGGAGCCATGTGCTCGGACAGCGTGGGAGGCTACGACTGTGTCTGCAAGTCCGGTTTTACAGGAGTCCACTGTGAAACAG ACCAGACTCTGTGCACCCTTGAAAAGAACAAGGGCTGCTCCCAGTTCTGCAAACCAGGCTACACGTCTTACGAGTGCTCCTGCGCCCGTGGATGGAAGCTcagccagacagacaggaatAAGTGTGAGGCTATAG GCCCTTTCCCCTGTGGTAGGGTGAAAAGTCTGAGACAGTGGGATGACAGACTGTCCAGCAACAACCGCAGCAACTTTGAGGGACTTATCTGTTCTTCTAAAGAGTGTCCCTGGCAg GCTCTCCTGAAGAGTAGAGAGTCAGATGGTTTCTGCAGCGGAGTCATTCTGAAGGAGAACTTGGTCTTGACTTCAGCTCAATGTGTTCACAAATACAGCCCCTCCCAAGTGGCCGTTG GCAAGCGCAGGACCACTGACGAGGAAACTGAACAGATATTGTACGTAAAAACAGTTCACGTCCACCCACGTTATGTGGAAGGTCGCCCTGACAATGACTTGGCTGTAATTGAGCTTCGTGACCGCATCACCTTTAAGAACGAGGTGATTGCTGCCTGTCTGCCAGAAAGAGACTTTGCAGAGAGCGTCCTGATGTCAGGAGAGTTACCCGCTGTGGTCACCGGTTGGAAAGAACCCAAGCAAGAATCTGCTTTTCAGGGCCAGCTTACCCTCAACCAGCTGGCGTACAACCGCCTGCCTCAGTGTCTGGAGACTCACCCCAACCTGATTACCAATAAAATGGGCTGCACCGCTCCCCGGACCAACGCCGACTGCACTATGAGCTCCGGCAGCCCCCTGCTCACTCTGTACAGGGAGGTGTTCTTCCTCACTGGGGTGgtcagccagccaccaggggccGACTGCAGCAAAGGCTACATCTTCCAGAAAGTGTCACGCTACCTTGGCTGGCTTCGGCCGCTCATGGGCTCCCGTTAG
- the gprc5ba gene encoding G protein-coupled receptor, class C, group 5, member Ba isoform X2 — protein sequence MAFHPVLLLLLLTVTHRANSQDSEDSEALPRGCGWGLVRPYTLLCDLDSIWGVAVESVAAGGVLAALLLALVLLCRLHHISEAEKRSGVGPILLLLLGILGLFGLSFAYLIEQDESLCLLRRALWGLLFAVCFSCLLVQGVRLRRLGRERRSPGGCALTGLALGLSAVQGIIAAEWLLLTVLREGRDACQYLPLDFSLACSYVLALLLAALTAASLALCGKTRQWRCNAIWLLVSCLLSLLLWVAWVGFYLYGNAWLGRSPDWNDPALAIALVAQGWLLLIFHAIPESHICLRPPPQPTAPDYFDTSQNSTRMRETSFDEDIPLSHRQFVENQGYGYSDENTAGLRSGGGAGQHNSNTGARPSAPFRSNVYQPTEMTMILNGGAVPSAPPTYTGRQLW from the exons ATGGCGTTCCACccagtcctcctcctgctgctgctgactgttACCCATCGTGCCAACAGTCAAGACTCGGAGGACTCTGAGGCTCTCCCAAGAGGCTGCGGCTGGGGCCTTGTGCGTCCCTACACCCTCCTTTGTGACCTGGACTCCATATGGGGTGTGGCTGTCGAGTCAGTGGCTGCTGGTGGGGTGCTGGCTGCCCTCTTGCTAGCCTTAGTCCTGCTGTGCCGCTTACACCACATCAGCGAGGCTGAGAAGCGTAGCGGCGTGGGACCCATCCTCCTGCTTCTCCTGGGCATCCTTGGTTTGTTCGGCCTGAGCTTTGCTTACCTGATTGAGCAGGATGAGTCGTTATGTCTGCTCCGCAGGGCCTTGTGGGGTCTTCTTTTTGCTGTTTGCTTCTCCTGCTTGCTGGTGCAGGGTGTCCGTTTGCGCAGACTGGGCCGGGAGCGCCGGAGTCCCGGGGGCTGCGCTCTAACAGGCCTGGCGCTGGGTTTGAGCGCTGTGCAGGGCATCATCGCTGCCGAATGGCTACTTCTGACCGTGCTGAGGGAGGGGCGAGATGCCTGTCAGTACCTGCCTCTGGACTTCTCACTAGCCTGCAGCTATGTGCTAGCCCTCCTACTAGCCGCGCTGACTGCCGCCTCCCTGGCTCTGTGTGGGAAGACACGTCAGTGGCGCTGCAATGCCATCTGGCTGCTGGTGAGCTGCCTGCTGTCACTGCTCCTGTGGGTGGCCTGGGTGGGCTTCTATCTGTATGGCAATGCCTGGCTAGGGAGGTCCCCAGATTGGAATGATCCGGCACTGGCCATCGCTTTAGTAGCTCAGGGCTGGCTGCTGCTGATCTTCCATGCCATTCCTGAATCCCACATCTGTCTGAGACCCCCACCACAGCCCACTGCCCCGGATTACTTTGACACCTCCCAGAACTCGACACGGATGAGGGAGACCAGCTTTGACGAAGATATCCCCCTCTCTCACAGGCAGTTTGTGGAGAACCAGGGCTACGGATACAGCGACGAGAACACTGCAG GCTTGAGGAGCGGTGGCGGTGCCGGGCAACACAACAGTAACACCGGCGCCAGGCCCAGCGCTCCTTTCCGCAGCAACGTCTACCAGCCCACCGAGATGACCATGATCCTGAACGGGGGAGCG
- the gprc5ba gene encoding G protein-coupled receptor, class C, group 5, member Ba isoform X1 — MAFHPVLLLLLLTVTHRANSQDSEDSEALPRGCGWGLVRPYTLLCDLDSIWGVAVESVAAGGVLAALLLALVLLCRLHHISEAEKRSGVGPILLLLLGILGLFGLSFAYLIEQDESLCLLRRALWGLLFAVCFSCLLVQGVRLRRLGRERRSPGGCALTGLALGLSAVQGIIAAEWLLLTVLREGRDACQYLPLDFSLACSYVLALLLAALTAASLALCGKTRQWRCNAIWLLVSCLLSLLLWVAWVGFYLYGNAWLGRSPDWNDPALAIALVAQGWLLLIFHAIPESHICLRPPPQPTAPDYFDTSQNSTRMRETSFDEDIPLSHRQFVENQGYGYSDENTAGLRSGGGAGQHNSNTGARPSAPFRSNVYQPTEMTMILNGGAVSTSSQSQVPSAPPTYTGRQLW, encoded by the exons ATGGCGTTCCACccagtcctcctcctgctgctgctgactgttACCCATCGTGCCAACAGTCAAGACTCGGAGGACTCTGAGGCTCTCCCAAGAGGCTGCGGCTGGGGCCTTGTGCGTCCCTACACCCTCCTTTGTGACCTGGACTCCATATGGGGTGTGGCTGTCGAGTCAGTGGCTGCTGGTGGGGTGCTGGCTGCCCTCTTGCTAGCCTTAGTCCTGCTGTGCCGCTTACACCACATCAGCGAGGCTGAGAAGCGTAGCGGCGTGGGACCCATCCTCCTGCTTCTCCTGGGCATCCTTGGTTTGTTCGGCCTGAGCTTTGCTTACCTGATTGAGCAGGATGAGTCGTTATGTCTGCTCCGCAGGGCCTTGTGGGGTCTTCTTTTTGCTGTTTGCTTCTCCTGCTTGCTGGTGCAGGGTGTCCGTTTGCGCAGACTGGGCCGGGAGCGCCGGAGTCCCGGGGGCTGCGCTCTAACAGGCCTGGCGCTGGGTTTGAGCGCTGTGCAGGGCATCATCGCTGCCGAATGGCTACTTCTGACCGTGCTGAGGGAGGGGCGAGATGCCTGTCAGTACCTGCCTCTGGACTTCTCACTAGCCTGCAGCTATGTGCTAGCCCTCCTACTAGCCGCGCTGACTGCCGCCTCCCTGGCTCTGTGTGGGAAGACACGTCAGTGGCGCTGCAATGCCATCTGGCTGCTGGTGAGCTGCCTGCTGTCACTGCTCCTGTGGGTGGCCTGGGTGGGCTTCTATCTGTATGGCAATGCCTGGCTAGGGAGGTCCCCAGATTGGAATGATCCGGCACTGGCCATCGCTTTAGTAGCTCAGGGCTGGCTGCTGCTGATCTTCCATGCCATTCCTGAATCCCACATCTGTCTGAGACCCCCACCACAGCCCACTGCCCCGGATTACTTTGACACCTCCCAGAACTCGACACGGATGAGGGAGACCAGCTTTGACGAAGATATCCCCCTCTCTCACAGGCAGTTTGTGGAGAACCAGGGCTACGGATACAGCGACGAGAACACTGCAG GCTTGAGGAGCGGTGGCGGTGCCGGGCAACACAACAGTAACACCGGCGCCAGGCCCAGCGCTCCTTTCCGCAGCAACGTCTACCAGCCCACCGAGATGACCATGATCCTGAACGGGGGAGCGGTGAGTACATCCTCCCAGTCACAG